Proteins co-encoded in one Flavobacterium sp. M31R6 genomic window:
- the gltB gene encoding glutamate synthase large subunit, with translation MRVKEQGLYLPEFEHDNCGAGFICNLNGIKSNDIIHKALDILIKLEHRGAVSSDGRTGDGAGILFDIPHAFFKKVCDFEIPEVREYAVGMVFMPKSTNQVAFCKTTFEDAIKDQNLSILGWRDVPVDVSNLGQIAAEKEPTVKQVFVGKNGLDITEQQFNAKLFLARKIAEHTIRNSRTSESHMFYFSSCSTTTIIYKGLLMPEDISRYYTDLLDDDLVTRLALVHQRFSTNTFPSWDLAQPFRYMCHNGEINTLRGNVSRMRAREELMKSDVFGEDLKKLFPIILEGKSDSASMDMVVELLLMTGRSLPEVMMMVVPEAWEKHKTMSDEKKAFYEYNACIMEPWDGPASIPFTDGNVIGALLDRNGLRPSRYTLTKSGFVIMSSEIGVLDIKPEDVVQHGRLEPGKMFLVDMNEGRIIEDEEIKHSVVTKRPYREWLDKNLLQLAKIPYTNNPIPTEKIDFETRQRLFGYTIEDLKTIINPMGGQGNEALSSMGNDTPLAVLSDQPQLLYNYFKQLFAQVTNPPLDGIREEIITDTSLAIGGDYNIFDITDIHCKKIKIQNPVISNEDLDKIRSIDHVDFKSVTISTLYKIEKGVNGMERALEKCVQATFKAVSEGCNIVILSDRGVSKELAPIPMLLATSYIHHSLNILKVRSKFGIIIESAEPREPHHFALLFGYGASAINPYMVNEILHDQVNQGFITGVKADYAITNYNKAIAKGILKIMNKIGISTLHSYRAAQIFEILGLNKTFTSKYFPYTPSRIEGIGLMEIEREVKKRYQNAFPKAEIANLLPLEIGGIYRWRRNGEKHMFNPTTISKLQQAVRLNSPESYKEYSKMVNDQSENLMTIRGLFEFNNLDPISIDEVEPWTEIVKKFKTGAMSYGSISQEAHENLAIAMNRIGGKSNSGEGGENAKRFQKEMNGDSKNSAIKQVASGRFGVSINYLTNAQEIQIKMAQGAKPGEGGQLPGEKVVPWIAETRNSTPYVGLISPPPHHDIYSIEDLSQLIFDLKNANREARVNVKLVAEVGVGTIAAGVAKAKADVILISGYDGGTGAAPLTSLQHTGIPWELGLAEAQQTLILNDLRSRVVLECDGQLKTGRDVAIAALLGAEEFGFATAPLVASGCIMMRACHLNTCPVGIATQDPELRKNFKGTPEHVINFMYFIAEELREIMAQLGFRTLKEMVGQSQKLNVNKAIKHYKANGLDLSTILYKPEKAKTVPNHNTTTQDHALENVLDFDIIKAAIPSIYRKERTRVTFDIKNTDRSVGAILSNEISKIYGAQGLPEDTILVDFTGSAGQSFGAFATNGLSFKIHGNCNDYLGKGLSGGKLIIKVPPTATFSPEDNIIIGNVALYGAITGEAYINGMAGERFAVRNSGATAVVEGIGDHGCEYMTGGTVVVLGKTGRNFAAGMSGGVAYVYDAKKKFEDGLCNMEMVALETLEEEDLAKLRRLIKNHSMYTNSPLAKRLLADWENESKHFIKVMPTDYKKALQRLAEEKQIEELIAQ, from the coding sequence ATGAGAGTTAAAGAACAAGGCCTTTATTTACCCGAATTTGAACACGACAACTGTGGCGCAGGATTTATATGTAATTTGAACGGAATTAAGTCTAATGATATTATTCATAAAGCGCTAGATATCCTTATAAAGTTAGAACATCGTGGAGCTGTAAGCTCTGATGGAAGAACTGGAGATGGTGCTGGAATCTTATTTGATATCCCACACGCATTCTTTAAGAAAGTTTGTGATTTTGAAATCCCAGAAGTTAGAGAGTATGCTGTAGGAATGGTTTTTATGCCTAAAAGTACAAACCAAGTGGCATTTTGTAAAACCACTTTTGAAGACGCTATAAAAGATCAAAATCTATCTATTTTAGGATGGAGAGATGTTCCTGTTGATGTTTCTAATTTAGGGCAAATTGCCGCAGAAAAAGAACCAACCGTTAAACAAGTATTTGTTGGTAAAAACGGTCTAGATATCACAGAACAACAATTCAACGCCAAATTATTCTTGGCCAGAAAAATTGCTGAACATACAATTCGTAATTCAAGAACTTCGGAAAGTCATATGTTTTACTTTTCAAGCTGTTCTACAACTACTATTATATATAAAGGTCTATTGATGCCCGAAGACATTAGCAGATACTATACTGATTTATTAGATGACGATTTAGTGACCCGATTGGCTTTGGTTCACCAACGTTTTTCTACAAACACTTTCCCTTCTTGGGATTTGGCACAACCATTTAGATACATGTGTCACAATGGTGAAATCAATACTTTGAGAGGAAACGTAAGCAGAATGCGTGCTCGTGAAGAATTGATGAAAAGTGATGTTTTTGGAGAAGATCTAAAAAAATTATTCCCAATCATTTTAGAAGGAAAATCAGATTCAGCTTCTATGGATATGGTTGTTGAGTTATTATTAATGACTGGACGTTCTTTACCGGAAGTTATGATGATGGTTGTTCCTGAAGCTTGGGAAAAACACAAAACCATGTCTGATGAAAAGAAAGCATTCTACGAATATAATGCTTGTATCATGGAGCCATGGGATGGTCCTGCGTCTATACCATTTACAGATGGAAATGTTATTGGAGCATTATTAGACAGAAATGGATTGCGCCCTTCTCGTTATACATTAACCAAAAGCGGATTTGTGATCATGTCATCAGAAATTGGTGTACTTGACATCAAACCAGAAGACGTAGTACAACACGGAAGATTGGAGCCAGGAAAAATGTTCCTTGTTGACATGAATGAAGGCCGTATTATTGAAGACGAAGAAATCAAACATTCAGTTGTAACAAAGCGTCCTTATAGAGAATGGTTGGATAAGAATTTATTACAATTGGCTAAAATCCCTTATACGAACAATCCAATTCCAACTGAAAAAATAGATTTTGAAACAAGACAACGTCTTTTTGGCTATACAATTGAAGATTTAAAAACGATCATTAATCCAATGGGTGGTCAAGGTAATGAAGCATTGAGTTCTATGGGTAATGACACCCCTCTTGCAGTATTATCAGATCAACCACAATTATTATATAACTATTTCAAACAATTATTCGCACAAGTAACCAACCCTCCTTTGGATGGTATTCGTGAAGAAATAATCACTGATACTAGTTTGGCAATTGGTGGAGATTATAACATCTTTGACATTACCGACATTCACTGTAAAAAAATTAAAATTCAGAACCCTGTTATCTCTAATGAGGATTTAGATAAAATAAGAAGCATTGATCATGTCGATTTCAAATCGGTTACCATTTCTACTTTATACAAAATAGAAAAAGGGGTAAATGGTATGGAGCGTGCTTTAGAAAAATGTGTACAAGCAACTTTCAAAGCGGTTTCTGAAGGATGTAATATTGTTATCCTTTCAGATAGAGGCGTAAGCAAAGAATTGGCTCCAATCCCAATGTTATTGGCTACATCTTATATTCACCACTCTTTGAACATACTAAAAGTTCGTTCTAAATTTGGTATTATAATCGAATCTGCTGAACCACGTGAACCACATCATTTTGCTTTATTATTCGGATACGGTGCCAGTGCCATCAATCCTTATATGGTAAATGAAATTCTTCATGACCAAGTAAACCAAGGATTTATTACTGGGGTAAAAGCAGATTATGCAATTACAAACTATAATAAAGCAATTGCAAAGGGGATTTTAAAAATTATGAATAAAATTGGTATCTCTACTTTACATTCTTATAGAGCTGCTCAGATTTTTGAAATTTTAGGTTTAAACAAAACATTCACTTCAAAGTATTTCCCTTACACTCCTTCTAGAATTGAAGGTATTGGACTAATGGAAATTGAAAGAGAAGTTAAGAAAAGATACCAAAATGCATTTCCAAAAGCAGAAATTGCAAATCTGTTACCATTAGAAATTGGAGGTATTTACAGATGGAGAAGAAACGGTGAAAAACACATGTTCAATCCAACTACCATTTCAAAATTACAACAAGCCGTTCGATTGAATAGCCCAGAAAGTTATAAAGAATACTCCAAAATGGTCAACGATCAAAGCGAAAACTTGATGACCATCAGAGGTTTATTTGAATTCAACAATCTTGATCCTATTTCTATTGACGAAGTAGAACCATGGACTGAAATTGTAAAAAAATTCAAAACAGGTGCTATGTCTTATGGATCCATTAGCCAAGAAGCGCATGAGAATCTAGCGATTGCCATGAACAGAATTGGTGGAAAAAGTAATTCAGGTGAAGGTGGAGAAAATGCAAAACGTTTCCAAAAAGAAATGAATGGAGACTCTAAAAACAGCGCCATCAAACAAGTTGCTTCTGGAAGATTTGGAGTTTCGATCAATTATTTGACAAATGCTCAAGAGATTCAAATTAAAATGGCTCAAGGAGCAAAACCTGGAGAAGGTGGACAATTACCAGGTGAAAAAGTTGTGCCTTGGATTGCCGAAACAAGAAATTCTACTCCTTATGTAGGTCTTATTTCTCCTCCCCCTCATCACGACATTTATTCTATTGAAGATTTATCTCAATTGATATTTGATTTAAAAAATGCCAACAGAGAAGCTAGAGTAAACGTTAAGTTGGTTGCTGAAGTTGGAGTTGGAACAATTGCTGCGGGTGTTGCCAAAGCAAAAGCCGATGTTATCTTAATTTCTGGATATGATGGAGGAACTGGTGCTGCACCATTAACATCATTACAACACACAGGTATTCCATGGGAACTTGGTCTAGCCGAAGCACAACAAACTTTAATCTTGAATGACTTAAGAAGTCGTGTGGTTTTAGAATGTGATGGTCAATTGAAAACAGGACGTGACGTAGCTATTGCTGCCTTACTTGGAGCTGAAGAATTTGGATTTGCGACTGCGCCTCTTGTAGCTTCTGGTTGTATCATGATGAGAGCTTGTCACTTGAATACTTGCCCTGTAGGTATTGCAACACAAGATCCAGAATTGAGAAAAAATTTCAAAGGAACACCAGAACACGTTATTAACTTTATGTATTTTATTGCCGAAGAGTTAAGAGAAATCATGGCTCAACTTGGTTTTAGAACATTGAAAGAAATGGTTGGACAATCTCAAAAGTTGAATGTTAATAAAGCAATTAAACATTATAAAGCTAATGGATTGGATTTATCTACCATTCTTTATAAACCAGAGAAAGCAAAAACAGTTCCAAACCATAATACTACTACTCAAGACCACGCATTAGAAAACGTACTTGATTTTGATATCATTAAAGCTGCTATTCCTTCTATTTACAGAAAAGAAAGAACAAGAGTTACTTTTGACATCAAAAATACAGACCGTTCTGTTGGAGCCATTTTAAGTAATGAGATTTCAAAAATATATGGTGCTCAAGGATTACCGGAAGATACAATTCTTGTTGACTTTACAGGTTCTGCCGGACAAAGTTTTGGAGCATTTGCAACTAATGGATTGTCATTCAAAATTCACGGAAACTGTAATGACTATTTAGGAAAAGGACTTTCTGGAGGAAAATTAATTATTAAAGTCCCTCCTACTGCCACTTTTAGTCCAGAAGACAACATTATCATTGGTAATGTAGCTCTTTATGGTGCGATTACTGGAGAAGCCTACATTAATGGTATGGCCGGAGAACGTTTTGCTGTTAGAAATTCTGGAGCAACAGCTGTTGTAGAAGGAATTGGAGACCACGGTTGTGAATACATGACTGGAGGAACAGTAGTTGTTCTTGGTAAAACAGGTAGAAACTTCGCAGCTGGTATGAGCGGTGGTGTTGCTTATGTATATGATGCCAAAAAGAAATTTGAAGATGGATTGTGCAATATGGAAATGGTTGCCTTAGAAACATTAGAAGAAGAAGATTTAGCTAAATTAAGACGCCTAATCAAAAATCATTCGATGTATACCAATAGCCCTTTAGCAAAACGCCTTTTAGCGGATTGGGAAAACGAAAGCAAACATTTCATTAAAGTGATGCCAACAGATTACAAAAAAGCATTACAAAGACTGGCAGAAGAAAAGCAAATTGAAGAATTAATAGCACAATAG
- the sucC gene encoding ADP-forming succinate--CoA ligase subunit beta: MNIHEYQGKEILASYGVRIQRGIVANSPVEAVAAAKQLTTETGTSWYVVKAQIHAGGRGKGGGVKLAKGIDKVEGIAEEIIGMQLITPQTSAEGKKVHKVLIAEDVYYPGESETSEFYVSVLLNRATGRNMIMYSTEGGMDIEEVAEHTPHLIFTEEIDPAVGLQGFQARRIAFNLGLSGNAFKEMVKFIDSLYNAYIGSDASMFEINPVLKTSDDKILAVDAKVNIDDNALYRQKKYADMRDVREENPIEVEAKEVGLNYVDLDGTVGCMVNGAGLAMATMDLIKYAGFEPANFLDVGGTADAKRVETAFRIILKDVNVKAILINIFGGIVRCDRVAQGVVDAYKNMGDAIKVPIIVRLQGTNAAIAKELIDNSGMPILSAVEFQEAADQVKAALS; the protein is encoded by the coding sequence ATGAACATACACGAATATCAAGGAAAAGAAATTTTAGCTAGCTATGGAGTTCGCATTCAACGCGGAATTGTAGCCAATAGTCCTGTAGAAGCTGTAGCTGCTGCAAAACAATTAACTACCGAAACTGGTACAAGTTGGTATGTTGTGAAAGCCCAAATACACGCAGGTGGTCGTGGAAAAGGTGGTGGAGTAAAGCTTGCCAAAGGAATTGACAAAGTAGAAGGAATTGCAGAAGAAATAATCGGAATGCAATTAATCACACCTCAGACTTCTGCTGAAGGAAAAAAAGTGCACAAAGTTTTGATTGCTGAGGATGTTTATTATCCAGGTGAAAGTGAAACTTCTGAGTTTTATGTTTCTGTTCTTTTGAATAGAGCTACAGGACGTAATATGATCATGTATTCTACTGAAGGTGGAATGGATATTGAAGAAGTGGCAGAACATACTCCACACTTAATTTTTACTGAAGAAATTGATCCAGCTGTTGGATTGCAAGGTTTTCAAGCAAGAAGAATTGCTTTTAACTTAGGTCTTTCTGGAAATGCTTTCAAGGAAATGGTTAAATTCATCGATTCATTATACAATGCTTACATTGGTTCTGATGCTTCTATGTTTGAAATCAACCCAGTCTTGAAAACTTCGGATGATAAAATTTTAGCTGTAGATGCTAAAGTAAATATCGATGATAATGCTTTATACAGACAAAAGAAATATGCTGATATGCGTGACGTTCGTGAGGAAAATCCAATCGAGGTTGAAGCAAAAGAAGTAGGATTGAACTACGTAGATCTTGACGGGACTGTAGGATGTATGGTTAATGGTGCAGGTCTTGCAATGGCAACTATGGATTTAATTAAGTACGCTGGTTTTGAACCTGCAAACTTCCTTGATGTAGGTGGAACTGCTGATGCAAAACGTGTTGAAACTGCTTTCCGTATTATCTTAAAAGATGTAAACGTAAAAGCAATTTTGATTAATATTTTTGGTGGAATCGTTCGTTGTGACCGTGTGGCACAAGGAGTTGTTGATGCTTACAAAAATATGGGTGATGCAATAAAAGTGCCAATCATTGTTCGTTTACAAGGTACAAATGCTGCTATAGCAAAAGAATTAATTGATAATTCTGGAATGCCAATTTTATCTGCTGTTGAATTCCAAGAAGCAGCTGATCAAGTTAAAGCGGCGCTTTCTTAA